A window of Drosophila subobscura isolate 14011-0131.10 chromosome E, UCBerk_Dsub_1.0, whole genome shotgun sequence contains these coding sequences:
- the LOC117892158 gene encoding uncharacterized protein LOC117892158, whose amino-acid sequence MLIYLLMLCALRSASCGENELLTQTVYGFLDFTTTIGNTVMVFSPQSSPHFELKPNNTNNIINIIETKPKFTKQEKEKEIIKPTPLILSETNAPPETFTSKSESYNTSISNSPIQTLLSTPEYDLLSRQPEQFAEESYRVVNFKGKNEAERQRNYLSKKESVHGYQTRNGVTSTKESGRFTKVPQSITSSNSEKKSKPRQTRINKTSTIQPSKTVKESPSSQTVVAKSSRKSSQGSRDHRGSSTRKSSRPKGKRRHKSTQNSKILITASATETARHSYRSKVTSLQEEAVTAPSAGTFKLNRRPGRWQYKTSAKPKVNIRKNASANSPIASQINDTAAHVEQNLAEAPIGSDNPEQILKVLNSGRDLEASGSQNGPVANQNENDDQKSKYFVQTLNVEISTPKPFIDTYYEIATIKSPFIFQAGVVKKTRFLTVTSTIEKVIREEHTKEYSEDDGPLTENILESTAQTDEKPLDGSVSTLKPIYIEDGSETPSLETITESFSITQTKLKTQILPVINEKRNETIHVTLVQTYDYTSLITVTQTISPLSEDFSPKNFKDFEGNLDEAGSELNLDLEFGDEDNTGKFDAKIKPKNKVEIKGLSNVTNPLLPETLHFTESQAPVNNFVTSTRPVIKLETIWESHVVPLVRGTETIMRTLSKSVGVVEKTEYVTDITPLAVPTSQFPFSINPFYNPLLPMQPQQLITSTEILQTMATETSSKVLKLTFGARTAYTTIFSTAVVPTQVTKLITATIPVQHPSGSFPNFYPPPYNPFAYVG is encoded by the exons ATGCTAATTTACTTGCTTATGCTTTGTGCTTTAAGGAGCG CTTCTTGTGGCGAAAATGAGTTACTTACTCAAACTGTTTATGGATTTTTGGACTTTACCACGACCATTGGGAATACCGTAATGGTATTTTCCCCACAAAGTTCCCCACACTTTG AACTAAAAcccaacaacacaaacaacattaTCAATATTATTGAAACAAAGCCGAAATTTACgaaacaagaaaaggaaaaggagatAATCAAGCCAACGCCTCTCATTTTGAGTGAGACAAATGCTCCTCCGGAAACATTTACGTCAAAGAGTGAATCCTACAACACAAGTATATCGAATTCCCCCATTCAAACGCTGTTGAGCACACCCGAATACGATCTGCTTTCACGTCAGCCCGAGCAGTTTGCCGAGGAATCGTATCGCGTGGTTAATTTTAAGGGCAAAAATGAAGCTGAGCGGCAGAGAAATTATCTGTCCAAAAAGGAAAGTGTCCATGGCTATCAGACAAGAAACGGTGTAACTTCGACAAAGGAATCGGGACGCTTTACGAAAGTTCCTCAGTCCATAACTTCATCGAATTCCGAGAAAAAGAGCAAGCCTCGGCAGACCAGAATTAATAAGACATCAACGATACAGCCCAGCAAAACCGTAAAAGAATCTCCATCTTCACAGACTGTGGTCGCGAAGAGTTCACGGAAAAGTTCCCAAGGCAGCCGGGATCACAGGGGATCCAGCACCAGAAAATCTTCACGTCCAAAAGGAAAGAG GCGACATAAATCAACGCAAAATAGCAAGATATTGATTACTGCATCGGCAACGGAAACTGCCCGTCACTCGTATCGCTCCAAAGTCACAAGTCTGCAGGAAGAGGCCGTCACAGCTCCAAGTGCGGGCACCTTCAAGCTAAATAGGCGTCCTGGCCGCTGGCAATACAAGACCTCTGCAAAGCCCAAAGTTAACATTAGGAAGAATGCCAGCGCCAACAGTCCCATCGCCAGCCAAATAAACGATACGGCGGCCCACGTAGAGCAAAACTTGGCGGAAGCTCCCATCGGAAGCGACAATCCGGAGCAGATTCTGAAGGTTTTAAACAGTGGAAGGGATTTGGAGGCTTCTGGTTCCCAAAATGGACCGGTGgccaatcaaaatgaaaacgacGATCAGAAATCAAAGTACTTTGTGCAAACATTAAATGTTGAGATATCCACGCCAAAGCCTTTTATTGACACTTACTACGAAATTGCCACAATTAAAAGCCCGTTTATATTCCAG GCGGGTGTGGTGAAGAAAACGCGATTTTTGACTGTCACATCAACGATAGAAAAGGTTATACGGGAGGAGCACACGAAGGAGTACTCGGAAGATGATGGCCCGCTGACGGAGAATATTTTGGAGTCGACGGCGCAGACAGACGAGAAGCCTTTAGATGGAAGTGTATCAACGCTGAAACCGATCTACATTGAAGATGGCTCAGAGACGCCCAGTTTGGAGACAATAACTGAATCGTTTTCCATAACACAAACCAAACTGAAGACACAGATTCTGCCTGTAATCAAcgagaaaagaaacgaaaccaTCCATGTGACGCTGGTGCAAACTTACGACTATACCAGCCTCATAACAGTCACCCAAACAATATCCCCGTTGAGCGAAGATTTCAGTCCCAAGAACTTTAAGGACTTTGAAGGCAATTTGGATGAGGCTGGCTCAGAGTTGAACTTGGATCTGGAGTTTGGCGATGAGGATAATACCGGAAAGTTCGATGCGAAAATTAAACCGAAAAATAAGGTGGAAATTAAGGGCTTAAGCAACGTGACCAACCCATTGTTACCCGAAACTCTTCACTTTACGGAGAGCCAAGCACCAGTAAACAATTTCGTAACCTCAACGCGTCCCGTTATTAAACTGGAAACCATTTGGGAGTCGCATGTGGTGCCGTTAGTGAGAGGCACTGAGACCATTATGCGAACACTCTCCAAGTCTGTGGGAGTGGTCGAGAAAACGGAATACGTTACCGACATAACCCCACTTGCGGTGCCAACGTCGCAGTTTCCGTTCTCAATAAATCCGTTCTATAACCCGTTGTTGCCcatgcagccacagcagctgatTACGTCCACTGAAATTCTGCAAACAATGGCCACCGAAACGAGCTCCAAGGTTCTGAAATTGACATTTGGTGCCAGGACCGCTTACACCACAATATTTTCAACTGCCGTTGTACCAACACAAGTTACTAAGCTAATCACAGCAACTATTCCTGTTCAGCATCCTTCAGGATCCTTTCCCAACTTCTATCCACCCCCATATAATCCATTTGCATACGTTggttaa